The Reichenbachiella carrageenanivorans region CTGTCGGATACGCTTAGGTGTAGCTCCCAAGGCTTTCCGGACACCGATTTCCCTTGTGCGTTCTGTCACTGATACCAGCATGATATTCATCAGACCAATAGAAGCTCCCAGCAGCGTGATAAAACCAATAGTAAAGCCCCCAATACGCAAATAGCCTGTGATCTCTCCGAGCCTTTCGGCTAATGATTTCTTCTCCTGGACATCAAAGGATTTTTCACCCCCTGGCGTATCTTTTCTAATCGCTTTCATCAGACCTGTGGCTTCGCCCATGAGGTGATCCATGTTCGTAGGATCTTTTACCGACACACCTATTTTATAGTTTAGCGAACGATTTTTTGCCAGCCGTCTGGCTACACCCAAGGGGACGATCACTGCTCGATCTGCTCTTCCGCCTTCTGTCCCTTGTTTAGCCAATACACCTACTATTTTAAACTTCATACCCAAAAAAGAAATAGACTTATTTAGGCTTTTTTCATTCTCCTTAAAGAGCGTATTTAATACTTCATGACCAATCAGTGCAACGTTAGCACCGTTTTGGTGTTCGAATGCAGAAATGCTTCTCCCATCTTCGATATCATACCCTTCTACATATAGATAATTGATGTCTCCCCCAATCACCGACACATTGGGGTTAGTCACTTCCGATCCATACTTCACTTCAGCATTACGTGTCACCGAGGTGTACAATGCCGTCACTTCCCCTACTTTATAGTGATCCACAAATTGCGAAACCTGATCAAAAGTCAGCCTAGGATAGTTTTTTTGTGCAACGCCACCTTTTTTACCTCGCTCTAGACGAATGTCTTCTATCACGAAAGTATTAGACCCTAAATTGGAAAAACTATCATTGATAGAATTTTGAATACCATCTATTGCCGTAAGGATACCTACTAAAGAAGTGATGCCAATTGCAATAATGGCAGCCGTCAAGGTGGTTCTGAGCTTATTGGCCATAATAGACTTCACAGCCTCTCGGATATTTTCTATTTGATTCATAGGCAAACGCTTCGTGCTTTAGTCGCAAGTCAAGGTAGTTTATTACAGCGAATCAACTAATATTTACCTTAAATTGTTATTAGAAATTTATTCCTTACATAATCTCCTCAAAACAGTCACTACATTTCGTTTTATCCCTTTTATCATAACGATACTTTGCTTCTTTCGTAAGATTCCCTGTAGAAAACCACTGATTTACTCTGATTTACAGACTCATTGCAACGTTCTAATGACAAATTAGGGTTTAAAGTTTGAGCTTTAAAAAATAGGAGTTTGTAAATTGGCCTCAAAATACGATGTACATGCGCAAAAGCTTAGTTCTATTTCTCTTATTAATTTCATTTGGACTCAAAGGGTCTCACCTTCTACTTCCGATGGACAATACCCAATCTAATCATTTGAAGGCTTATGGCATCGCCTATTGGGTCTTACAAAAAGAGATAGAAGTAGATTGGCTACTCAACTATAAAGGAGGAGCCTTTATGTTTAAATATTTCCAAGACTTTGAAAATGAACTAATCATTCGTGGCGTGAGCTACCAGGTAATCTCTGATGCTCAGGCCAATGGCATACTCAGTGAGATCGCAAGTCCAGCGTCCAATATGGACGCTATGAAATTGGAGAAGTACCCCAAGATTGCTGTGTATTCGCCTAAAAGCAAACAACCTTGGGATGACGCTGTTACCCTGGTATTGACCTATGCAGAAATCCCCTATGATGTGGTGTTCGACGATGAACTGATGTACGATGAGCTACCCAAATACGATTGGCTACATTTGCATCACGAGGACTTCACAGGACAATACGGTCGTTTTTTTCGAGTGTATCAGCACTACCCATGGTACCAGCAGCAACAGCGTGAGTATGAAGAGTCTGCCCGCAAACATGGCTTCTCTAAAGTCTCTCATCTCAAATTAGCCATCGTCAAAAAAATACAGTCTTATGTAGCTAGTGGTGGTTTTCTATTCGCCATGTGCTCTGCTACAGACACCTACGACATTTCGTTGGCAGCCGAAGGCATAGACATTTGCGAAAGCATGTTCGACGGAGACCCTGCCGACCCACAGGCACAAAACAAATTAGATTTTAGCAAAACCTTTGCTTTCGAAAACTTCACCATCGAACGAAACCCCTACATCTACGAGTTTTCTAACATAGACAATCAACCCAATCAACGAGGTCTTACAGAAGATAATGACTACTTCTCTCTCTTCCAGTTTTCTGCCAAATGGGATCCCATTCCTACCATGCTCACACAAAACCACGAACACATCATCAAAGGCTTTATGGGACAGACTACAGCGTTCAAAGACCGTTTGGTTAAATCAGATGTAGTACTACTCGGAGAAACCAAATCGATCGAAGAAGCCAAATACATTCATGGTATTTTTGGCAAGGGATTTTGGACTTTTTATGGCGGACACGACCCTGAAGACTACCAGCATTTAGTCAATGAAGAACCTACAGATCTGAACCTACACCCCAACTCACCTGGATATCGGTTAATACTGAACAACATCCTCTTTCCAGCCGCCAAAAAGAAAAAGCAGAAGACTTGATCTAGCCATACTTTAACCCTCATTTAACCAATACTTTATATTACATTTGGCTCCTAAACATTTAACAAAATCTACTTCTCATGGATAACAGAAAATTTTTACCCTTTTTAGTCATTGCAGCCGTTGGTCTTTTTGTAATCGTCGGTCTGTCCTCTAGTTTGTTTTACACACTCGGACCAGCAGAAAGAGCGGTGGTGTTCTACAAATTTGGCAATGGCCTAGATAAGGAAAATGTAATCGGGCCTGGGTTCCATGTGAAGGCGCCTTGGAATAATGTCTATGTATTTGACGTATCAGAAAACAAAGTAGAAGAAGGCATGGATGTGCTCGATAAAAGCGGCTTATCTGTAAGTGTAGACGTATCTGTAAGATTCACCCCTATGCCTTCTAAAATCGGATACATCCAAGAAACCTTCCAACAAGACTATATAAACAGATTAGTCATTCCAGAAGTACGCTCTTCGGTTCGACAGGTCATGGGTAGATATACTGCAGAAGAAATCTACTCTACTAAGAGAAGTGAAGTAGAAGGTGCTATCAAAAATGAGACAGCAGCTATACTAAGCGCAGATGGCAACAATGTAATTATGAAAGCATTCTTGATACGTGCCATTAATCTACCTGCTCAGATCAAGCAAGCTATTGAAAACAAACTACAACAAGAACAAGAGGCTTTGGCTTATCAGTTTAGACTAGACAAAGAACTAAGTGAAGCAGAGAGAAAAAGAATTGCAGCAGAAGGAGAAGCTGCTGCCAACAAAATTGTTAACTCAAGCTTAACACCTGAATTACTGAAAATGAGAGGAATTGAAGCTACCATTGAGCTTTCAAAATCACCTAATTCGAAAGTTGTAGTGATCGGGGGCGGCAAAGAAGGCCTTCCATTAATATTAAACAATAATTAGACTTTAAAATAAGTCAACAATTCACTATTTTCGCGTTAAAATTTTATTAGTCCTTTCACTTAATCAGAAAAATCAATGGCAGAAGAAACCGCAGAAATTAAAGTAGGAGATAAGAGCATTGAACTTCCATTAATCACCGGCACCGAAAATGAGACCGCCATCAATATTGGGGCGTTACGGGCGCAAAGTGGACTAATCACACTTGACCCTGGGTATAAAAACACAGGAGCGACCAAAAGTGCTATTACGTTTTTGGATGGAGAAAAAGGCATCCTAAGGTATAGAGGTTATTCGATAGAAGAACTAGCAGAGAAATCTACATTTCTGGAGGTAGCTTATTTATTGATATATGGCGAATTGCCAGATACAAAAACGCTTGAGGAATTCAAATCAGGAATTACTCACCACACCTTAGTACATGAAGACATTAAGAAAATCTTGGAAGGCTTCCCTTCTAATGCACATCCAATGGGTGTACTTTCTTCTTTGGTGACTTCATTGACTGCTTTTTACCCTGAATCATTAGATCCAAATAGATCAGCAGATGCTGTGGACCTAAGCATCATTAGAATACTGGCTAAAATGCCAACATTCGCCGCATGGGCGTACAAAAATGAAGTAGGCCAACCAGTAGTATATCCAGACAATGGACTAGACTACTGTAGTAACTTCTTGAAAATGATGTTTGCTCTTCCTACAGAAGAATACAAAATTGACCCAGTAGTAGCGAAAGCACTTGATACACTACTTATTCTACATGCAGATCACGAACAGAACTGTTCTACTTCTACTGTAAGAATTGTAGGCTCTTCTCAAGCCAGCTTATACGCTTCACTATCAGCAGGTATCAATGCGCTATGGGGCCCACTACACGGTGGGGCCAATCAAGCAGTAATTGAAATGCTAGAAAACATCAAAGCTGACGGTGGAGACACTGAAAAGTGGATGAACAAAGCAAAAGACAAAAACGATCCTTTCCGTTTGATGGGCTTCGGACACAGAGTTTATAAGAACTTTGATCCAAGAGCTCGAATCATTAAGAAAGCTGCTGACGATGTATTGACTAAATTGGGTGTAGTAGATCCTGTATTGGATATTGCTAAGGGCCTCGAAGAAGTAGCATTGAAAGATCCTTATTTCGTAGAAAGAAACCTCTACCCTAACGTAGATTTCTACTCAGGCATCATCTACAGAGCACTCGGTATTCCTACCGAAATGTTTACCGTGATGTTTGCCCTAGGCAGACTACCAGGTTGGATCGCTCAGTGGAAAGAAATGAGAGAAAACAACGAACCAATCGGTCGTCCAAGACAAGTATATGTAGGCGCAACTGAAAGAGGTTACACCGATATTAACAAGAGATAAGTAGAACCTACGTACTCTTTAGAAAATAAACCCTGGCGAAATCGTCGGGGTTTTTTATGGTCTGTATTACCTTAGCCTTATCACTATCAATTCAACATCTATGTATACTATTATATTATATACTCACTCCTGGCTCAGGTGGGTCGTTTTGATCCTAGCCCTAGTCAATATCTACAAATCCTTTGTTGGGTTTAGAGGGGCTTTACCTTACGGTAAATCAGAAAAAAGCCTGGCAGCCTCGTTCGTTGGCACCCTGCATTTAACCTTTGTATTAGGTCTAATTCTTTATTTTATTAGCCCATATGCCTATCAGGCATTCGGCGGATCAGAATCTGTGATGAAAAACCCAACCCTTAGGTTTTGGGCTGTAGAGCATGCATTCGTCATGATACTAGCCATAGCCGCCGCTTCGATCGGAAACGCCAAAGCCAAAAGAGCAGCTACTGACCCTGAAAAATTCAAAGCTCAACTGATATTCTTCTCTATTGCTTTGATCTTGATATTATCAAGAATCCCTTGGGGAGAAGCGGGGAGATTGTTCAGGTTTTAAACTGGATAGATACCAAAATCTGATTTCAGCATTTGATATACCCGATGGATGGGCAACCCCATGACATTATAAAAAGAGCCTTGGATAGAATCAATGCCAACCATCCCAATCCACTCTTGAATACCATAACTACCAGCTTTGTCATAGGGCTGGTAGTTTTTTATATAATACCTAATCTCCTCTGGAGACAAGCCCCTCATTTGCACGGTAGTGACCTCGCTAAAACTCACCTTATGATCTGGGCTAGAAATACAAACACCCGATACTACCTCATGGCTATACCCAACTAGACTAGTGATCATTTTAAAAGCTTCTTTTTCATCCTTTGGTTTACCCAAAATCTGCCCCTTGGAAATCACCACTGTATCCGAGGTTAGTACAACTTCGTCTTTGAATAAAGCTCTATAAGCTTTGTTTTTCTTTTCTGCCAAAAACTCAGCTACTTCCAAACTAGCCACTCCTTCTTCAAGCGACTCGTCTACATCAAGTACATGTACATCGAATTGGAATCCAGCATCTTTCATCAGTTGTTGACGACGAGCAGAATTAGAAGCTACGATCAATTTTTGCATGGTTATCTTCTGGTTTAATAGACCCAAACAAGTATCCACAGATTACTTTAGGGTAAAAATAAGTTGATTTCTGAGGCAGTGTATAGCCTGAAAAGCAAACGTCTTTCACCGTCTGCATGGGGATTTCTTGGGTAAGTATGGCTGCCTGTGCTTTTCCAGAGATTACCTCCTTCACACAAGCGGACAGATTTCGCTCAAACCTGATCTTCTTGGAGATGGGCTGTTTTTCCTTCTTGATCTCCAGTACTTTTTCCATGATAAAATAATGCAAAATGGTAATGTCCAATTGCTTGAGTATATCAGGGATTGCCCAAGCAATCTCATAGTATTTTTCCTGTCTCAGTCTAATTTTATAAACATCATCTCCGATCATTAGCCCAAAAGCCCACTTTTTTCCTGCTATTACAGCCATGATATCCTCATCATTGTCCATCGATCGGATATGAAAATATTCAGACAAATCATCCAAAAACTGTTCTGCCGAAAATTCATTAATCCCTTGAATCAACCTATGTGTAGGAAATATGCGTAGATCGTCCGACTCGGTATTGGTCAAGTACATGGTGTGAAAATTATACGGTTCGTTGCCCGTATGCAGCTTATCTTTTGCTTTTTGCTCCTTCAGGTAAGCCAATGCCCCTTGGTACCGGTGATGCCCATCGGCTAATATCACCTGTTTGTCTTTGAGCAAAGACCGAATCTTTTGAATTACCTCATAATCCTGAATGACACCCAACACATCACGTACGCCTTGATAGTCCTCACTGTCATACAAAGGTGATTGCATCGCATCTTCCATATATTGTTCGATGGATTTGTCTACATCCGTATACAGTCCATGCGTAGGGCTCACATGCATATGAGTATGCTCTAGCAATTTTTTTCGATCATTCACTGAATGTGGCATGGTGTCCTCGTGGCGAAGTATTATCTGCTCTTCCCAATCATACAAGCGAATATTACACACAATCCCTTTCCTACAAAAAGACCGTGTATGGCCTGGTAGTTTGAAATGCTGATAGTACACATAGATCGCAGGGGTCTGATCTTGTACAATCACTCCCTTTGCTTTCCACTCTTCGATTCGGTGCTCTAGCAGAGCTCCATCAGGCCCTTCTAAAGGCACGGATATATGAATACTATTGTATTCGCTTTGATATAGTTTCTCTCGATACTTTTCCGAAACCACATCGAAAAGCGGAGACGTAAGTTTATCAATATTTTCGCCTAAGGCCTGATTATACCTAAAGGCGCGAAAGGGTTTAATTTCTGCCATAGTTAATGCCTTTTCAACGATAGCTACTACGAGATTTCCACACCTTAGAAGGCTCGTTTGACTTCATTACTCTGCCCCTATTTTCTCCCAAAGCCATCACTGCCATGATCGCAGCAACCTGCTCTTCCTCCACTGTACCAGCATCAAGAAATTCTGGTTTAAAATGAGTATCCACGAATTTGGTGTCGAAGTGGCCACTCACAAACGCCTCATGATTGATGGCAAATCGACAAAAAGACAGAGTAGTTTCTATCCCATTGATTTGAAATTCGTCAATAGCCCTAGTCATACGGTCGATAGCTTCTTTTCTAGTGGCTCCTTTAGTGATCAACTTGCCAATCATCGGGTCATAATAAATAGGAATATCCATACCTTCTTCATAGCCATCGTCTACCCTTACGCCTGGTCCATGCGGGCGTTTGTAGGTCAATAGTTTCCCAATATCTGGAAGAAAATTAGTTTTAGGATTCTCCGCATAGATCCGAACCTCAAGGGCATGCCCATTGATTTTCAAATCATCTTGAGAAAAACTAATCTTTTCCCCTTGAGCTATTTTGATTTGCTCTTTGACTAAATCTATACCTGTGATTTCTTCTGTCACACAATGTTCTACTTGGAGACGTGTATTCATTTCTAAAAAGAAGAAATCATGATTTTCGTCTACAATAAACTCGACGGTACCCGCTCCTACATAATCACACGCTTTGGCTACCTTGATCGCAGTCTCTCCTATAGCCTTTCGCTTGGCTTCGCTAAAAATAGACGACGGAGCTTCTTCTATTACCTTCTGGTGGCGACGCTGTATACTACACTCTCTTTCGAATAGGTGTAGTATGTTGCCATGCTCATCACCAAGCACTTGTACCTCTATATGTCTGGGAGAGGCTATGTATTTTTCTATAAAAACTGACCCATCACCAAAAGCAGACTTAGCTTCGCTAATGGCACGAGTCATACCCTCTTCCAATCCATCGGCGTCTTCTACTACTCGCATCCCTTTGCCACCACCACCAGCACTGGCCTTGATCAATACTGGGTAGCCTATTTCATCTGCTACTTTTTTGGCTAAAGCCAAATCCTCTATAGCCTCATTGATCCCTGGTACCATAGGAATGTCGTAGGTCGCAACGGCTTTTTTAGCGGCAAGCTTATCTCCCATTACTTCCATAGATTTAGCAGATGGGCCAATAAGAATGACTCCTGCTTTTTTCAAGCGTCTTGCAAACTCTGCGTTTTCGGAAAGAAAACCATAGCCTGGATGCACAGCATCTACGTGGAGTGCCGTACATACTTTGATGATATTGTCTATCACGAGATAGGATTCAGCAGAAGCCGCAGGACCAATACAAATGGCCTCATCTGCTAACTTGACATGTGGTGCCAGTCGATCTGCCTCACTAAAAACAGCCACTGTAGTTATACCCATTTCTCTCGCCGAACGAATGACGCGGATAGCAATCTCACCTCGGTTAGCGATTAACACCTTCTTAATATTCTTCATTTGGGATAAAGTATTGTTCGAAATTTCTATGTAATAGCGAATATAGAGGAAAATACGCCAATGAAATTGCTCTGGGGAATATCAAATAATATTGCGTAAATGTTAAGAGAAATGTTAACTTTGCAATCGTTTTTAAAACAGCATTGTTGCATTAAATCAAAGCAAATTAATGGATTTATTTGAAAAATTTAATGAGGATAGAGGCCCTCTAGGTCAGCATTCCGACATGGATCATACAAACTTTTACATGTTTCCAAAGTTGGAAGGACCCATCGCCCCTCGTATGCAATTTCGAGGCAAAGAGGTCTTGACTTGGAGCTTGAACAACTATCTTGGTTTAGGCAATATGCCTGAAGTAAGAGAAGCCGACACTCAAGCTACCGCTGATTGGGGCTTAGCCTATCCTATGGGTGCCAGAATGATGACTGGCAACACAAAATATCACGAACAACTAGAGAATGAGCTAGGAGACTTTGTACAAAAGGAGTCTTGTATGCTTTTGAACTATGGATACCAAGGCATCATGTCGATCATCGATGCGGTAGTGAACAGAAAAGATGTGGTAGTATATGACGCAGAGTGTCATGCTTCTATCATCGATGGTCTCCGACTACATGTAGGTAAGAGATTTGTATACTTGCACAACGACATGGAAAGTCTAGAAAAGCAACTCGTAAGAGCTGAAAAACTAGCCAAAGAAAATGGCGGAGGTGTATTAGTAATCACCGAAGGTGTATTTGGCATGTCTGGTAGCATGGGCGACCTAGCTGGAGTTGTGGCTTTGAAAGAGAAATTCGAATTTAGAATTTTGGTAGACGATGCACACGGGTTCGGCACTATGGGTAAAACAGGTGCTGGTACAGGAGAAGAACAAGGCGTTCAGGATGGTATAGATCTTTACTTCTCTACGTTTGCAAAATCAATGGCAAGCATTGGTGCTTTCGTAGCAGGAGATAAAAATGTGATCGAATACTTGAAATACAATGTAAGATCTCAAATCTTCGCTAAGTCGCTCCCTATGCCATTGGTTATCGGTGCATTGAAGAGACTTGAGCTGTTAAAAACTCGTCCCGAGATGAAAGACAAGCTATGGACCATCGTAAATGCTATCCAACAAGGCTTGAGAGATAAAGGGTTTAACCTAGGCAAAACACAATCGCCTGTAACTCCCGTATTGCTAAATGGTGGCTGGAAAGAAGCTGCTAATATGATTACCGACCTTAGAAACAACTACAACATTTTCTGCTCTATGATTGTGTATCCAGTTGTACCTAAGGGAGTTATTATGTTAAGAATTATACCAACTGCTGCGCATTCTTTGAATGATGTGAAAGAGACTATTCAAGTCTTTGAAGTGATCAAAGGAAAGCTTGACGCAGGTGTATATAGAGATGCAGAAATAACACAATTGGCATAACTTAAAAAATTATTAAAAATCATGGCCTACGTCATTGATTTATGGTTTTTTAATATAAATTGCCAGTTCTTGTTTAATATTCAATAACCTTAAATAGTAAATTAATATGAAAAGATTTAATGAAGTAAGAGACCTTATCGCTTCTTTAGAAGGGGATTTCGAGAAATTCTACGACAAAAAGAACCAGGCTGCTGGTACTCGTGTAAGAAAAGGGATGCAGGATCTTAAGAACCTTGCTCAGGAAATCAGAATCGAAGTTCAAGATATCAAGAACGAAGGTTAATCCACTGATTACTATAAGACATAAAAAAGGGATGATTAAATCATCCCTTTTTTTGTGTCCAATACTTTGTATTCATTGGCAATTTTTTCCTTGAGCCCCTCACTGGCCTCTACCAACGGCAACCTGAGTCCTCCATTTCCGATCCCCATCTGCCTTAACAATTCTTTTACTCCTGTGGGATTGCCTTCTGAAAAGAGCAACCCAAGAATCTCTTCCATATCATTGGCCATGACTTTGGCCTTAGAATAATCTGCTGCTAATGCCGCATTGACCAAATCTGAAGTATGACCAGGCAATGCATTGGCTATCACGGAGATCACACCATGCCCCCCACATTTGATAAACGGAGTAATCAAATCATCGTCTCCAGAAATCAGCAAAAAGTCATCTGGCATTTTACGTGCGATCTCTTCAGCTTGCACCACTGTATCTCCTGAGGCTTCTTTGATACCTATGATGTTGGGATGCTGAGCCAGTGCCACTACCGTCTTTGCTGTCATGTTTACGGACGTGCGTTTCGGTACATTGTAAAGAATAACAGGCTTCTTTGCAGCAGCAGCGATGGCTTCAAAGTGCAACTGCAAACCACGCTGAGAAGGCTTGTTATAAAATGGACATACTACCAAGAAAGCATCCACATCTTCTTGGAATTTCTTGAATTTAGAAACCAAAGCCATCGTATCGTTGCCACCTAACCCATAGACAACAGGAAGATTTTTGTGATTCTTCGATTTTACAAATCGCAAAACCTCCAACTTCTCTGCGCCTGTCAATGTAGGCGATTCGGCCGTAGTACCCATGACTACAAGGTAATCTACCCCTCCTCCACTCACATGATTGACCAACTGTTCTAATGCGGTATAATCCACACTCAGATCCTCCTTAAATGGCGTCACTAACGCCACTCCTGTCCCTTTAAATTTATCCATTTCTTACGTTTGTTAAATAGTGATAGACCTCATCCATATACGACTCATACTTGTCATCACTAGGATTTATCATCATTTCAAAATACTGGCTCTTGCCTTCTTCGTACCTCCCAACTCTACATTTGGCTTTTGACCCAGCCAGTATATTTTGTGTATACTTATTTTGACTCCAGTCTAAACTGACTAAAAAATCAAAAGGCGTGTTACGAAACTGCGTAACGGTCTCTTTTGTCCAATTGCCTCTGGTATTCAAATCCTTTTCATCAAAATAAGCATAACCAGGATCTGTTATTTTGGCTGCTACGGGCACAAAAGTCATCGTAGACACATCCTTTTGGTCAGATTCAAATTTGGCAATCAAACTACTTAGCATCGCCTTAGACCTGTTGTCATCCAAACTATAAATCAGGCCAATCGACTTCGCCTCTTTATAGGCATCAGACATCCGAAACGCATCATTTTTTTTGAGCGCAAGAGCGGTTTTAAGTTTTACTAAAAATTTACCTATCATTTTCTGAAGTCAATTGATCATCTCCTCAAATTGAGTTTCTGATATGATGTTAATGTTAAGTTTTTCTGCTTTTTCGAGTTTAGCAGGTCCCATTTTATCTCCAGCCAGCAGGTAGTCGAGCTTGGCTGAAATAGAACTTACTACCTTACCCCCATGATCTTTAATGATCGATTTGAGCTCGTCTCTTCCGTACTTTTCAAATACCCCCGAAATCACAAAGCTCTTCCCTGCCAACACATCACTACTGGTTTGATATTTACTTTCGTCTATTTGAAAATTGAGACCTGCAGCCTTTAGTTTTTCAATCAAAACCTGATTTTCTTCTTTCGAAAAATATAAAATCAGGCTTTCTGCAATTCGATCTCCTATTTCTGGAACTTCTATTAACGCTTCAAAATCAGCCACCATTAAGGCGTCCATGCTTTTGAAATGCACAGCGAGCTTCTCTGCTACTGTCTTGCCCACAAAACGAATACCCATACCAAATAGTACTTGCTCGAATGGCGCTTGCTTTGACTCGGCTATGCCTTTGAGTAAATTACGAACACTCAAATCCTGAAACCCTTCTAAGTCAATCAGGTCTTCATATTTCAAATCATATAAATCTGAAATATTGGTAAGTAGTCCCTTCTCATACAGCGTTTTGATTGTCTGCTCACCCATCGAGTCTATATCCATCGCCTTTC contains the following coding sequences:
- a CDS encoding histone H1: MKRFNEVRDLIASLEGDFEKFYDKKNQAAGTRVRKGMQDLKNLAQEIRIEVQDIKNEG
- a CDS encoding DUF6913 domain-containing protein; the protein is MIGKFLVKLKTALALKKNDAFRMSDAYKEAKSIGLIYSLDDNRSKAMLSSLIAKFESDQKDVSTMTFVPVAAKITDPGYAYFDEKDLNTRGNWTKETVTQFRNTPFDFLVSLDWSQNKYTQNILAGSKAKCRVGRYEEGKSQYFEMMINPSDDKYESYMDEVYHYLTNVRNG
- a CDS encoding aminotransferase class I/II-fold pyridoxal phosphate-dependent enzyme, which codes for MDLFEKFNEDRGPLGQHSDMDHTNFYMFPKLEGPIAPRMQFRGKEVLTWSLNNYLGLGNMPEVREADTQATADWGLAYPMGARMMTGNTKYHEQLENELGDFVQKESCMLLNYGYQGIMSIIDAVVNRKDVVVYDAECHASIIDGLRLHVGKRFVYLHNDMESLEKQLVRAEKLAKENGGGVLVITEGVFGMSGSMGDLAGVVALKEKFEFRILVDDAHGFGTMGKTGAGTGEEQGVQDGIDLYFSTFAKSMASIGAFVAGDKNVIEYLKYNVRSQIFAKSLPMPLVIGALKRLELLKTRPEMKDKLWTIVNAIQQGLRDKGFNLGKTQSPVTPVLLNGGWKEAANMITDLRNNYNIFCSMIVYPVVPKGVIMLRIIPTAAHSLNDVKETIQVFEVIKGKLDAGVYRDAEITQLA
- the dapA gene encoding 4-hydroxy-tetrahydrodipicolinate synthase; protein product: MDKFKGTGVALVTPFKEDLSVDYTALEQLVNHVSGGGVDYLVVMGTTAESPTLTGAEKLEVLRFVKSKNHKNLPVVYGLGGNDTMALVSKFKKFQEDVDAFLVVCPFYNKPSQRGLQLHFEAIAAAAKKPVILYNVPKRTSVNMTAKTVVALAQHPNIIGIKEASGDTVVQAEEIARKMPDDFLLISGDDDLITPFIKCGGHGVISVIANALPGHTSDLVNAALAADYSKAKVMANDMEEILGLLFSEGNPTGVKELLRQMGIGNGGLRLPLVEASEGLKEKIANEYKVLDTKKGMI